The Plantibacter sp. Leaf314 genome includes a window with the following:
- a CDS encoding NAD-dependent epimerase/dehydratase family protein, with product MADALVIGANGFIGSHLVDALKADGHRVRAFDRFSSREPSFDTDGVEIVRGEFLSRSDLDAAVAGMDLVFHFLSTTTPATAQNDPTLDIRTNVAQTVEMLESCAAAGVGHFYFASTGGAIYGAQDRAEYVETDPTLPVSPYAIGKLTIENYLRYFQAVRGLRSTALRISNPYGTRQHHNKKQGLIPIALRQIAVGEPVVRFGDGSMVRDYIFVNDVVRMITRMVGRRHEHEVYNLGSGRGLTVSEVLASLRRVTGVDFEEQVRPVPVTFVDRVVLDIGRYAAEFGRPGFESLDDGVRATWNGILEERDATR from the coding sequence GTGGCTGACGCCCTCGTCATCGGTGCGAACGGGTTCATCGGTTCGCACCTGGTCGACGCACTCAAGGCCGACGGACACCGGGTCCGTGCGTTCGACCGGTTCAGCTCGCGTGAGCCCAGTTTCGACACCGACGGGGTGGAGATCGTCCGCGGTGAGTTCCTCAGCCGGTCCGACCTCGACGCCGCGGTCGCCGGCATGGACCTCGTGTTCCACTTCCTCTCGACGACGACCCCGGCGACGGCGCAGAACGACCCGACGCTCGACATCCGGACGAACGTCGCCCAGACGGTCGAGATGCTCGAGAGCTGTGCCGCGGCCGGCGTCGGTCACTTCTACTTCGCCTCGACGGGCGGAGCGATCTACGGGGCCCAGGACCGTGCCGAGTACGTCGAGACCGACCCGACGCTGCCGGTGTCGCCCTACGCGATCGGCAAACTGACGATCGAGAACTACCTGCGCTACTTCCAGGCGGTCCGCGGCCTCCGCTCGACGGCGCTCCGCATCTCGAACCCGTACGGCACGCGGCAGCACCACAACAAGAAGCAGGGCCTCATTCCGATCGCGCTCCGGCAGATCGCCGTCGGGGAGCCCGTCGTCCGGTTCGGGGACGGCTCGATGGTCCGCGACTACATCTTCGTGAACGATGTCGTGCGCATGATCACCCGCATGGTCGGTCGCCGGCACGAGCACGAGGTCTACAACCTCGGGAGTGGACGCGGGCTGACGGTCAGCGAGGTGCTGGCATCGCTCCGCCGGGTCACCGGGGTGGATTTCGAGGAGCAGGTGCGTCCCGTGCCCGTGACCTTCGTCGATCGTGTCGTCCTCGACATCGGCCGGTATGCGGCCGAATTCGGCCGTCCGGGCTTCGAATCGCTCGACGACGGCGTCCGGGCGACCTGGAACGGCATCCTCGAGGAGCGCGACGCAACGCGATGA